A single genomic interval of Polaribacter vadi harbors:
- a CDS encoding TIGR00730 family Rossman fold protein, translating into MKRIVVFCGSSLGFNPMYKQAAIELGNYFVNNNIGLVYGGGKIGMMGALSDTILEQKGEVIGVIPKLLEKEEVLHLGVEEMIICKNMSERKVIMSKLVDGYITLPGGFGTLDELFEALTLSQLYIEQKPVGLLNINGFFDGVLMQLDKMVEEGYVKPENKKLLIVEDSVEKLLEKMNSYKAPKISHVINKVVV; encoded by the coding sequence ATGAAAAGAATTGTTGTTTTTTGTGGATCAAGTTTAGGCTTTAATCCTATGTATAAACAAGCTGCAATTGAGCTTGGTAATTATTTTGTAAACAACAATATTGGTTTGGTTTATGGAGGAGGAAAAATAGGAATGATGGGAGCTTTGTCAGACACAATTTTAGAGCAAAAAGGTGAAGTTATTGGCGTAATTCCGAAATTATTAGAGAAAGAAGAAGTGCTGCATTTAGGAGTTGAAGAAATGATTATTTGCAAAAATATGAGCGAACGCAAAGTAATTATGAGCAAATTAGTTGATGGTTATATTACGTTACCTGGAGGTTTTGGAACCCTAGATGAATTGTTTGAAGCGCTTACTTTAAGTCAATTATATATTGAACAAAAACCTGTTGGACTTTTAAATATCAATGGTTTTTTTGATGGTGTTTTAATGCAGCTTGATAAAATGGTGGAAGAAGGTTATGTGAAACCAGAAAATAAAAAGTTATTGATTGTTGAAGATTCAGTTGAAAAACTTTTAGAAAAAATGAACAGCTATAAAGCACCAAAAATAAGTCACGTAATCAATAAAGTTGTAGTTTAA
- a CDS encoding DUF1599 domain-containing protein: MQDTSKQYDAVIEGCRSLFIKKMSDYGSAWRILRLPSLTDQIFIKAQRIRQLQENEVRKVDEGEKSEFIGIINYSIMALIQLEKGVVENPDLSTEQATVLYDKHAKITKELMMNKNHDYGEAWREMRVSSLTDLILQKLLRVKQIEDNKGKTIVSEGIDANYQDMINYAVFAMIHLGK; this comes from the coding sequence ATGCAAGATACATCTAAACAATATGATGCTGTAATTGAAGGTTGCAGAAGTTTATTCATCAAAAAAATGTCTGATTATGGTTCTGCTTGGCGAATTTTACGTTTACCATCGTTAACGGATCAAATTTTTATCAAAGCACAAAGAATAAGACAGTTGCAAGAAAATGAGGTGAGAAAAGTAGATGAAGGAGAAAAATCTGAATTTATTGGAATTATAAACTATTCGATTATGGCACTTATTCAATTAGAAAAAGGTGTTGTAGAAAATCCTGATTTATCAACTGAACAAGCAACTGTTTTATATGACAAACATGCAAAAATTACCAAAGAATTAATGATGAATAAAAATCATGATTATGGTGAGGCTTGGAGAGAAATGCGTGTGTCTAGCCTAACAGATTTAATTTTGCAAAAATTATTACGCGTAAAACAAATTGAAGATAATAAAGGAAAAACAATCGTTTCTGAAGGAATTGATGCCAATTATCAAGACATGATTAATTACGCTGTTTTTGCGATGATCCATTTGGGGAAGTAA
- a CDS encoding BT_3928 family protein produces the protein MKKSNKSTNILVQIARVIVGTLFIFSGFIKLVDPIGSQYKFEEYFSEGVLNLEFLIPYALPFAIFLIIAEIVLGVALLVGWRAKLTVNSLKIMILFFLFLTWYSAYYNKVTDCGCFGDAIKLTPWETFTKDVILTILIFFIGAKIRFIKPVLPKANPGLIVIVSLLISSFITYYVLNHLPIIDFRAYAIGKNIPEGMEYKNDGKIPPIHDFMLEDSQNDLAPQILKMDKVMLVIMSSLDKSDFEAFPEIKIKADEALQKGYKVYGVSASFSDIIQMTKNEYQLPFEILFCDETTLKTMIRSNPGIIILNKGTIVEKKNWRDIDAIKL, from the coding sequence ATGAAAAAATCAAATAAATCAACAAACATTCTTGTCCAAATAGCAAGAGTAATAGTAGGAACCTTATTTATATTTTCGGGTTTTATAAAATTGGTAGATCCAATTGGTTCTCAATACAAATTCGAAGAATATTTTTCGGAAGGCGTCTTAAATTTGGAGTTTTTAATTCCATATGCATTGCCTTTTGCCATCTTTTTAATTATTGCAGAAATTGTTTTAGGAGTAGCACTACTTGTAGGTTGGAGAGCTAAACTCACAGTGAACTCTTTAAAAATAATGATTCTATTCTTTTTATTTTTAACTTGGTATTCTGCCTACTACAACAAAGTTACAGATTGTGGTTGCTTTGGTGATGCTATAAAATTAACTCCTTGGGAAACTTTTACAAAAGATGTTATTCTCACCATTTTAATTTTCTTTATTGGTGCAAAAATTAGATTTATAAAGCCTGTTTTACCAAAAGCAAATCCTGGTTTAATTGTTATTGTATCACTTTTAATTTCTAGTTTTATTACCTATTATGTATTAAATCACTTGCCAATTATCGATTTTAGAGCGTATGCAATTGGCAAAAATATTCCTGAAGGAATGGAATATAAAAATGATGGAAAAATACCTCCTATTCATGATTTTATGTTAGAGGATTCTCAAAATGATTTAGCTCCTCAAATCTTAAAAATGGACAAAGTGATGTTGGTGATCATGTCTAGTTTAGATAAGTCTGATTTTGAAGCTTTTCCTGAAATTAAAATAAAAGCAGATGAAGCTTTACAAAAAGGCTATAAAGTATATGGTGTTTCTGCTTCTTTTTCTGATATTATTCAGATGACAAAAAATGAATATCAACTTCCTTTTGAAATTTTATTTTGCGATGAAACTACACTGAAAACAATGATTAGATCAAACCCAGGTATTATAATTTTAAACAAAGGAACTATTGTTGAAAAGAAAAACTGGAGAGATATTGATGCCATAAAACTATAA
- the crcB gene encoding fluoride efflux transporter CrcB, translating to MKNLILVFIGGGFGSVLRYVIGKWLNNSENGIPYGTFAANILGSLLIGFILGYAAKSEAISQNHTLLLATGFCGGFTTFSTFAYENHLFLKSGDFTSFALYTIASFVIGFLAVFAGMYLVKFI from the coding sequence ATGAAAAATTTAATTCTGGTTTTTATTGGTGGTGGTTTTGGTAGTGTTTTACGCTACGTAATTGGCAAATGGCTAAATAATTCTGAAAACGGAATTCCTTATGGAACTTTTGCTGCAAATATTTTAGGAAGCCTTTTAATAGGATTTATTTTAGGCTATGCAGCAAAAAGTGAAGCAATTTCTCAAAATCATACGTTGTTATTAGCAACTGGTTTTTGTGGAGGATTTACAACCTTCTCTACATTTGCTTATGAAAATCACCTATTTTTAAAATCTGGAGACTTTACTTCTTTTGCTTTATATACCATTGCAAGTTTTGTAATTGGTTTTTTAGCTGTTTTTGCAGGAATGTATTTAGTGAAATTTATATAA
- a CDS encoding crotonase/enoyl-CoA hydratase family protein: MNEFVTYQSEENYAIITINNGKANAISHEVVAGVNAGLDKAEQEDKVVILTGTQGIFSGGFDLKVMTKSPESALELVTKGSQLSHRMLSFPKPIILACNGHAIAKGAFLLLSVDYRIGVEGDFKIGLNEVMIGMTMHNAGIAIAKARLSEVYLNRSVNNAEIFSSKDAVKAGFLDMIVPENHLLPTAIKVAEMFTKLNKKAHAETKLKVRKHHLEALANAIELDAKGSISIDL; this comes from the coding sequence ATGAACGAATTTGTAACCTACCAATCTGAAGAAAATTACGCAATTATCACCATTAACAATGGCAAAGCTAATGCAATTTCGCACGAAGTTGTTGCTGGTGTCAATGCTGGTTTAGACAAAGCTGAACAGGAAGATAAAGTTGTAATTTTAACAGGAACTCAAGGAATTTTTTCTGGTGGTTTCGATTTAAAAGTGATGACAAAATCGCCTGAATCTGCTTTAGAATTGGTTACAAAAGGATCTCAATTATCACACAGAATGCTTTCTTTTCCGAAACCAATTATTTTGGCTTGTAATGGGCATGCGATTGCAAAAGGTGCATTTTTACTATTATCTGTAGATTACAGAATTGGAGTTGAAGGCGATTTTAAAATAGGTTTAAATGAAGTTATGATTGGCATGACAATGCACAATGCTGGAATTGCCATTGCAAAAGCACGTTTGTCTGAAGTGTATTTGAATAGAAGTGTAAATAATGCAGAAATATTCAGTTCTAAAGATGCTGTAAAAGCTGGTTTTTTAGATATGATTGTTCCTGAAAATCATTTATTGCCAACTGCAATTAAAGTGGCAGAAATGTTTACAAAACTCAACAAGAAAGCACATGCTGAAACAAAGTTGAAGGTTAGAAAACATCATTTAGAAGCTTTAGCAAATGCTATTGAATTAGATGCTAAAGGAAGTATTTCTATAGATTTATAA
- a CDS encoding DUF1684 domain-containing protein, with protein MRNIAFTFILGLLISCNSNDKRPLMGETEYQQILNASFKDATTSPLKKKDLKNFKGLDFFPVDSSFIVLSTFTKIENSPIFKMPTNTGREPFYKEYGLLNFIIKGKDFELTLYQDQDETLDEKYKDDLFLPFTDKTSGNETYGAGRYINLKTTDINPDGTFILNFNNSYNPYCAYNEKFSCPLTPRKNHLDVEIKAGVKSFKK; from the coding sequence ATGAGAAATATTGCATTTACATTTATTTTAGGACTCTTAATTTCTTGTAATTCAAATGATAAACGTCCTTTAATGGGCGAAACTGAATATCAACAAATATTAAATGCAAGTTTTAAGGATGCAACAACATCACCTTTAAAAAAGAAAGATTTAAAAAATTTTAAAGGACTCGATTTTTTTCCTGTAGATTCTTCTTTTATTGTGTTGTCAACATTTACAAAAATCGAAAATTCTCCAATTTTTAAAATGCCAACAAATACAGGCAGAGAACCTTTTTATAAAGAATATGGACTTTTAAATTTCATTATAAAAGGAAAAGATTTTGAACTTACTTTATATCAAGATCAAGATGAAACTTTAGACGAAAAATATAAAGACGATTTATTTTTACCTTTTACAGATAAAACTTCTGGAAATGAAACATATGGAGCTGGTCGTTATATAAACCTAAAAACTACAGATATAAATCCTGATGGAACTTTTATATTAAATTTCAACAATTCCTACAATCCTTATTGTGCTTACAACGAAAAATTTTCTTGCCCATTAACACCAAGAAAAAATCATTTAGATGTCGAGATTAAAGCTGGAGTAAAGAGTTTTAAGAAGTAG
- a CDS encoding calcium/sodium antiporter — MNFLLIVGGLILLILGGNWLLKSAVALSLKLNISKVIIGMTVVSFATSAPELIVSINAALNGSSDLSLGNVIGSNIANLGLVLGITLLLGSMTVQKGFFKTDWPVMMIASGLLFFFLANDKVIELYEGIFLFAFLIIFLIYLLRTQKNIDVDEILEEEILLPNYKTAFFLILGAIGLYGGSELLIRGATSLALEFGVTERVIGVTVVSIGTSVPELAASIIAIIKKEKAISLGNLIGSNIFNILAVIGITSIITPISLSDERLLTSDIYWMLGISFILLPMVFIPKKFNLNWKHGIILLLGYCFFIYATL; from the coding sequence ATGAATTTTTTACTAATTGTTGGCGGTTTAATTTTATTGATTTTAGGTGGAAACTGGTTACTAAAATCAGCAGTCGCTTTATCTTTAAAATTAAATATTTCTAAAGTTATTATTGGTATGACAGTTGTCTCTTTTGCAACTTCTGCACCAGAACTTATTGTGAGTATTAACGCAGCTTTAAATGGCTCGTCAGATTTATCTTTAGGAAACGTAATTGGTTCTAATATTGCAAATTTAGGATTGGTTTTAGGAATTACGTTGCTTTTAGGCTCTATGACTGTTCAAAAAGGTTTTTTTAAAACAGATTGGCCAGTAATGATGATTGCCTCTGGTTTGCTTTTCTTCTTTTTAGCAAACGATAAAGTAATTGAACTCTATGAAGGTATTTTTCTATTTGCTTTTTTAATTATTTTCTTAATTTATCTTTTGCGAACTCAAAAAAATATAGATGTTGATGAAATTTTAGAAGAAGAAATTTTATTACCTAATTATAAAACTGCGTTCTTTTTAATCCTTGGAGCAATAGGTCTTTATGGAGGTTCAGAATTGTTAATAAGAGGTGCAACTTCTTTAGCGTTAGAATTTGGAGTTACAGAACGTGTAATTGGAGTTACAGTGGTTTCAATTGGTACAAGTGTACCAGAATTAGCAGCGTCAATTATTGCAATTATCAAAAAAGAAAAAGCGATTTCTTTAGGAAATTTAATCGGTTCCAATATATTTAATATTTTGGCTGTTATTGGTATAACATCTATAATAACGCCAATTTCTCTTTCAGATGAAAGACTATTAACAAGCGATATTTACTGGATGTTAGGCATTTCATTTATCTTGTTACCAATGGTTTTTATCCCTAAAAAGTTCAATTTAAATTGGAAACATGGTATAATTTTACTGCTTGGTTATTGCTTTTTTATTTACGCAACTTTATAA